From a single Endozoicomonas euniceicola genomic region:
- a CDS encoding type VI secretion system Vgr family protein, which translates to MANRQTLDPGSRPLVATTEDGNELIVARLTSSERLDDLFEHRALVLARDMDERDLLGQSISFCYQPQHGSERRKERFFHGFCVEVRQVGSLPAWDYLQYELVAAPWSWFLSQRINCRVFQQQKVSEIIATIAREHGFNSYLELNGSNDQRREYCVQFNETDWDFIQRLISAQGWYYFFRQQQEQHTLVVGENNRLFGDCGESGVEYFAGSHKLDRAITEWEHMYSMGAGSVVTADYNVEMAEPVMADEAKTTFTSVRHKNLQQYFYPGGFQEKNTGNTVSALQMQGIDTGFSEVSGACSLFNFASGTTFHLDHHPDSDEQRDWLLSDIVHTFITDENGRSIEYTNRFRCLSADIPWKSRQRLSKPVMAGLQSACVTGPDNEEIFLDQYHRVKLQFHWDREGKNDQNSSCWVRVAQPLAGDGFGCQFTPRVGDEVLVCFLDNDPDQPLVVGTVYNGKRQQPYANAMEQGMRLKSLPGAGADHFSELRFNCKSEEELVYLQAQKDMKVVVKNDAERTVTGNDKTLVEKASERTVKENDTHRVQGEQSTEVTKNIATKTDADYELQTKGKYQQQTGGGFNLKVGGATIVNSQGSLDMETKGNMTGMASGSLSLDAASISGKGKTDIELTVGASKVSLSSSALEISCGPSNIKLSPLGVEINGADIKADAEAMAEIKGGISASLEGSINAEVKGTLVTINGDAMTSVKAGALVELSGIITKIN; encoded by the coding sequence GTGGCTAATAGGCAAACGCTAGACCCCGGATCCCGACCGCTGGTGGCCACAACGGAAGATGGCAATGAGCTGATTGTTGCCCGGCTGACCAGTAGTGAGCGGCTGGATGACCTGTTTGAACACAGAGCTCTGGTTCTGGCACGGGATATGGATGAGCGTGATTTGCTGGGGCAGTCCATCTCTTTTTGTTATCAGCCACAGCATGGCTCCGAACGGCGGAAGGAGCGTTTTTTTCACGGTTTCTGTGTCGAGGTGCGCCAGGTGGGCAGTCTGCCCGCCTGGGATTATCTGCAATATGAACTGGTGGCCGCTCCCTGGTCATGGTTTTTATCCCAGCGAATAAACTGTCGGGTATTTCAGCAGCAGAAGGTCAGTGAGATTATTGCAACCATTGCCAGGGAACATGGTTTTAATAGCTATCTGGAACTGAATGGCTCTAACGATCAGCGACGTGAATATTGTGTGCAGTTTAATGAAACCGACTGGGATTTTATTCAGCGGCTTATCAGTGCCCAGGGCTGGTACTATTTTTTTCGGCAGCAGCAGGAGCAACACACTTTGGTGGTGGGTGAGAATAACCGTCTGTTTGGAGACTGCGGTGAGAGTGGTGTCGAATATTTTGCCGGTAGTCACAAGCTGGACCGTGCCATCACTGAATGGGAACACATGTACAGTATGGGGGCTGGCTCAGTGGTAACAGCTGATTACAACGTTGAGATGGCGGAGCCGGTGATGGCTGATGAAGCAAAAACAACATTCACCAGTGTTCGTCATAAAAACCTGCAACAGTATTTTTATCCGGGCGGGTTTCAGGAAAAAAATACAGGCAATACGGTTTCTGCATTGCAGATGCAGGGCATTGATACCGGATTCAGCGAGGTCAGCGGAGCCTGCAGTCTGTTTAATTTTGCCAGTGGGACGACCTTCCATCTGGATCACCACCCCGATAGCGACGAGCAACGGGACTGGTTACTCAGTGACATTGTTCACACATTTATCACGGACGAAAATGGACGTTCTATAGAATACACCAACCGGTTTCGTTGTCTGTCAGCGGATATCCCCTGGAAATCCAGGCAGCGCTTGTCCAAACCGGTGATGGCAGGGTTGCAGAGCGCCTGTGTGACGGGGCCGGATAATGAGGAAATTTTTCTGGATCAGTATCACCGTGTTAAATTGCAGTTCCACTGGGACAGGGAAGGCAAAAACGACCAGAACAGTTCCTGCTGGGTCCGGGTTGCCCAGCCTCTGGCGGGTGATGGTTTTGGTTGCCAGTTTACTCCCAGGGTAGGGGATGAAGTATTGGTGTGTTTTCTCGATAACGACCCGGATCAGCCCCTGGTAGTGGGAACCGTGTATAACGGCAAACGACAACAGCCTTATGCTAACGCAATGGAGCAGGGCATGCGGTTAAAATCCCTGCCGGGGGCGGGGGCAGATCATTTCAGTGAACTGCGCTTTAACTGCAAATCTGAAGAAGAGCTGGTGTACCTCCAGGCCCAGAAAGATATGAAGGTTGTGGTCAAGAACGATGCTGAGCGAACGGTGACAGGCAATGATAAAACACTGGTGGAGAAAGCCTCGGAACGAACGGTTAAAGAAAACGACACACACCGGGTACAAGGCGAGCAGTCAACAGAAGTCACTAAAAACATAGCCACCAAAACTGATGCCGACTATGAGTTGCAGACAAAAGGGAAGTATCAGCAGCAGACCGGTGGCGGTTTTAATTTAAAGGTTGGGGGAGCCACGATAGTCAACAGTCAGGGCAGCCTGGATATGGAGACTAAGGGTAATATGACTGGCATGGCATCCGGGAGCCTGTCCCTGGACGCAGCCAGCATTTCCGGTAAGGGTAAAACCGATATCGAGCTTACCGTGGGTGCCAGTAAAGTCAGCCTTTCTTCCAGTGCTTTGGAAATCAGCTGTGGTCCCAGCAATATTAAACTCTCGCCTCTCGGTGTTGAGATCAATGGTGCTGATATCAAGGCGGATGCCGAGGCAATGGCGGAGATAAAAGGGGGCATTTCAGCGTCCCTGGAAGGGTCGATCAATGCCGAAGTAAAAGGTACGCTGGTGACCATCAACGGCGATGCCATGACCTCTGTAAAGGCCGGGGCATTGGTGGAGTTGTCCGGGATTATCACCAAAATCAACTGA
- a CDS encoding DUF6931 family protein gives MLITVPVLKKIPQLKATDILARYQQKPDFRKTINPDLSPVQLINQLYDGKQWQELVVFLCHSLFVREVIWWGYCCIKTVQDTLPAEQQQSLKVVYQWLTDNTEPHRRLAEIEVKKIGLDNACGWLAQAVFWSGGSITPLNAPESPAPAYLYSHAVAGAISLAALLPDGKQGEKRYKQFIKQGINIAAGGSGRS, from the coding sequence ATGCTGATTACTGTACCGGTATTGAAGAAGATTCCGCAACTCAAGGCAACCGATATTCTAGCTCGTTATCAGCAGAAGCCTGACTTCAGAAAAACCATTAACCCTGACCTGTCGCCTGTCCAGCTGATTAACCAGTTATACGACGGAAAGCAGTGGCAGGAGCTGGTCGTGTTTTTATGTCACAGCCTGTTTGTCCGGGAAGTCATCTGGTGGGGTTATTGCTGTATCAAAACTGTACAGGATACGTTGCCTGCTGAACAACAGCAGAGCCTTAAGGTGGTTTATCAGTGGTTAACGGACAATACTGAGCCTCATCGGCGTCTGGCGGAAATAGAAGTGAAAAAAATTGGTCTGGATAACGCCTGTGGCTGGCTGGCACAGGCGGTATTCTGGAGTGGGGGCAGCATTACCCCCCTGAATGCGCCTGAAAGTCCGGCCCCCGCTTACCTTTACAGTCATGCGGTGGCGGGAGCTATCTCTCTGGCGGCCTTACTGCCTGATGGCAAGCAGGGAGAAAAACGGTACAAACAGTTTATAAAGCAGGGTATCAACATAGCGGCTGGAGGCAGCGGGAGGTCATGA
- a CDS encoding PAAR domain-containing protein gives MMGPAARAGDMHICPMQTPAVVPIPHVGGPLLPMPTTVLIGGLPAAGVGQICICVGPPDVVVMGSLTVLINDRPAARMGDETAHGGVIVSGLPTVIIGG, from the coding sequence ATGATGGGGCCAGCAGCGAGAGCGGGCGATATGCATATTTGCCCAATGCAGACACCGGCAGTGGTTCCTATACCTCATGTGGGTGGTCCGCTGTTGCCCATGCCGACAACGGTTTTGATAGGTGGCCTGCCAGCCGCAGGTGTCGGGCAGATATGTATCTGTGTGGGGCCACCCGATGTGGTGGTAATGGGGAGCCTGACGGTATTGATAAATGACCGTCCTGCGGCGCGTATGGGCGATGAGACTGCTCACGGAGGGGTGATTGTTTCTGGCTTGCCTACCGTCATCATTGGAGGATAG